The nucleotide sequence TGGCAGCAGTTAAATTATACATATTATATTTTTCCCCACTGGCTGTTTTCTTCCCGTGGAAGTAATCTCCGTACCAAGAAGCCTTCCCTTTGATGGTGTTACCTGTTTTAAATCTGGAGTTTTTCACATGGGATTGAGAATATGACACGGTTTTCTTTGGGGTGCTGCTGCAGCCTACTAAAGTGGCGGCGATAATTATAACTAATATTAATTTTTTCATTTTGAAATACTCTCCTAATTTTATCTATAGACTATACTATGACCATGGTTGATTTTTTATTTCGACTTCCATATTTCATTTACTTCTGGAAAGGGCTTTAGAGCTCTATCTAGGATGCCATAGAGAGCAGCTATACACAGACCATAGTTTAAGATTGGAACTCCTTCACGATAGCTTATATCTATTCTCCCTAACATCTCTTTTCTGTTTAGTGTGCATCCTCCGCAATGGATAACTAATTTATAATCTTTTAAATTTTCAGGGTATTCCCTTCCTGCTACAATATCAAAATCTATTCCGGTATTGATCTTCTCACCTATCCATTTAGGAATCTTATATCTGCCTATATCATCTTTTTGAACATGATGGGTACAGGCTTCTGAAACCAAAAACTTGTCTCCATTTTCAAGTGACATAAGCGTTTTAGCTCCATCTATCATCTTACTTAAGTCACCTTTATATCTGGCGAAAAGGATAGAAAATGAAGT is from Psychrilyobacter atlanticus DSM 19335 and encodes:
- a CDS encoding septal ring lytic transglycosylase RlpA family protein, with the translated sequence MKKLILVIIIAATLVGCSSTPKKTVSYSQSHVKNSRFKTGNTIKGKASWYGDYFHGKKTASGEKYNMYNLTAANKTLPFGTIVRVKNLDNGKSVKVKINDRGPYVKGRMIDLSRAAFKKIAPLGAGVLNVEVTILDTSNTFRYKH